A genomic window from Treponema maltophilum ATCC 51939 includes:
- a CDS encoding DUF4139 domain-containing protein codes for MSGGASVLSAQAVREQASESFGEKDLPLKKVTLYSSGVACYEHEGRLSGSGNAEFLFTAAQINDVLKSLVVTDPAAKTVSVEYQSEDTLRKTLESLKVNPSAAPTLYDLLKSQKGAELEVFAPHKITGKIISADKNLSRENGDGFSLSLAANDGIHVIPFSDIQTFKFVDEKRNEDLNTALDLMLDASAKNRSKLGIRIGAQGSRNVKISYVMEAPVWKASYRLDMGKNKALFQAWAIVDNSTDSDWNDVKLTLTTGRPVGFRQNLYAPYYTYRPELPLAIAQSARAETFASGTANTDVQYEKAAAPQAFSSRKMMLKEASSFYGDYNEESEETAGIEGEVPSYFAGPNPAGSTAGQMFAFTSAEPVSLGRQKSMMMPLTLSTLPAEKFSVFSSFSSIPYGVSVHPKFCIRIENTSGLKLPAGPVTVFDGGEYAGDALLEFLGENEKRLIAYGDDIEVSGTKSESVLRNIESVKIAGGILSVSYRQIQTSTYSVKNTDKKERTLIIEHAKKGGFDLATKAALEETTASKYRFKLKTAGASTAELKIEESRTYGETRKILDMSSESFVAYTTNAEMPEKVKKAFEAIIKEREKVLASQKVLADLQNRQTELVREQERVRKNLEALGTESAEGKEFLAKLLKLENELDASKTKLAAAADKANKAQEDFIRFVRNIKTE; via the coding sequence ATGAGCGGCGGAGCATCGGTACTCAGCGCGCAGGCAGTGCGTGAGCAAGCTTCGGAAAGCTTCGGTGAAAAAGACCTTCCGCTTAAAAAAGTAACGCTGTATTCTTCGGGCGTCGCCTGTTACGAACACGAAGGAAGGCTTTCCGGTTCGGGCAACGCCGAATTTCTTTTTACGGCCGCACAAATCAACGATGTTTTAAAATCCCTCGTCGTAACCGATCCGGCGGCGAAAACCGTAAGCGTAGAGTACCAAAGCGAAGATACGCTGCGCAAAACGCTGGAAAGCCTGAAAGTAAATCCTTCGGCCGCGCCGACGCTGTACGATCTTTTAAAATCGCAAAAAGGCGCCGAACTCGAAGTTTTTGCACCGCATAAGATCACCGGCAAAATCATAAGCGCCGATAAAAATCTTTCGCGCGAAAACGGCGACGGCTTTTCCCTTTCGCTCGCCGCAAATGACGGCATACACGTCATTCCCTTTTCGGACATTCAAACTTTTAAATTCGTCGACGAAAAACGGAACGAGGATTTAAACACGGCGCTTGATCTCATGCTCGACGCATCGGCAAAAAACCGGAGTAAACTCGGCATCCGTATCGGCGCACAGGGCAGCAGGAACGTAAAAATCTCTTATGTTATGGAAGCGCCCGTATGGAAGGCAAGCTACCGCTTGGACATGGGAAAAAACAAAGCGCTTTTTCAAGCGTGGGCAATCGTCGACAATTCGACCGATTCGGATTGGAACGATGTTAAGCTGACGCTTACAACGGGGCGCCCGGTCGGTTTTAGGCAAAACCTGTACGCACCGTATTACACATACCGCCCCGAACTTCCGCTTGCGATTGCGCAAAGCGCCCGGGCGGAAACCTTTGCTTCCGGAACCGCAAACACGGACGTTCAGTATGAAAAAGCGGCGGCACCGCAAGCGTTTTCAAGCCGCAAAATGATGCTCAAAGAAGCCTCTTCCTTTTACGGCGATTACAATGAAGAGTCCGAAGAAACGGCCGGCATTGAAGGAGAAGTTCCTTCATATTTTGCAGGCCCGAACCCGGCCGGAAGTACGGCGGGACAAATGTTCGCTTTTACGAGTGCAGAGCCCGTAAGCCTCGGGCGGCAAAAAAGCATGATGATGCCGCTGACACTTTCGACGCTGCCCGCCGAAAAGTTTTCCGTGTTTTCTTCGTTTTCTTCGATTCCGTACGGTGTAAGCGTACATCCGAAATTCTGTATACGCATCGAAAACACGTCGGGCTTAAAACTGCCCGCGGGCCCCGTAACCGTGTTTGACGGCGGCGAATACGCGGGAGACGCTCTTTTGGAATTTTTGGGCGAAAACGAAAAGCGCCTTATTGCCTACGGCGACGACATCGAAGTGAGCGGCACAAAGTCCGAAAGCGTATTGCGGAATATTGAAAGCGTAAAAATCGCGGGCGGCATTCTGAGCGTTTCGTACCGGCAAATTCAAACGTCGACATACAGCGTCAAAAACACCGACAAAAAAGAGCGCACGCTTATTATCGAACACGCAAAAAAAGGCGGCTTCGACCTTGCGACAAAGGCCGCCCTTGAAGAAACGACGGCAAGCAAATACCGCTTTAAGCTGAAAACCGCGGGTGCAAGCACCGCGGAGTTGAAGATCGAAGAAAGCAGAACGTACGGCGAAACACGGAAAATCCTCGATATGAGTTCCGAATCCTTTGTTGCTTATACGACGAATGCCGAAATGCCCGAAAAAGTAAAAAAAGCCTTTGAAGCGATTATAAAAGAAAGAGAAAAAGTTCTCGCTTCGCAAAAAGTACTCGCCGATTTGCAAAACCGGCAAACGGAACTCGTTAGAGAACAGGAGCGCGTGCGCAAAAATCTTGAAGCGCTCGGCACCGAAAGCGCGGAAGGCAAAGAGTTTTTGGCAAAGCTTTTAAAACTTGAAAACGAACTGGACGCGTCAAAAACAAAGCTCGCCGCAGCCGCCGACAAAGCAAACAAAGCGCAGGAGGACTTTATACGGTTTGTGCGGAACATTAAGACGGAATAG
- a CDS encoding TM2 domain-containing protein translates to MIITDDNDDLKSAKKKSTAILLCLIFFGAFGLHRFYVGKIKTGGLILLLSIASAGAVGVIWGLYDLFTLIFTDKFTDADGLPLR, encoded by the coding sequence ATGATTATTACAGACGATAACGATGATTTAAAATCAGCAAAGAAGAAATCAACGGCAATTTTACTGTGCTTAATTTTTTTCGGAGCTTTTGGTTTACATAGGTTTTATGTTGGCAAAATAAAAACAGGTGGATTGATTCTTTTATTGAGTATAGCATCAGCTGGAGCGGTTGGTGTAATTTGGGGATTGTATGATTTGTTTACCCTTATTTTTACTGATAAGTTCACCGATGCTGATGGACTTCCGCTACGTTAA
- the gltX gene encoding glutamate--tRNA ligase: protein MEVKVRYAPSPTGMQHIGGVRTALFNYLFARSKGGKFVLRIEDTDRTRYGEEYVKNLYDTLEWLGIDWDEGGSKGGPCGPYVQSERFDLYKKYAEELVKKGEAYYCFCDEDRLNRIRAIQTKNKMPPGYDRNCRHLTDEEVQANLAAGKPYVIRLKVPLEGVTRFHDALLGDIEWKNEDISPDPVLLKTDGFPTYHLANIVDDHFMNITHVMRAQEWIPSTPLHVQMYRAFGWEPPQFCHLPMVNGADGQKLSKRHGATSVNEFRARGYIPEALVNYVAMLGCSYEEGRDIFPLKDLEKLFKMEHLNKAGAVFDYKKLEWFNGQYMRMMSDEELFKRVLPFITGTGDAAIPIQASEEFPAPKVGPEYSGLVLADDGTLHVAQKEIDAGADALSDADIRKKLMEVIPLIKERLHFLTEAAEMVGFLFKKIEAPNIDDIIPKRLDAAQTKAVLTEALNFIRELDERTRTAKNEPNEAAFDHEAQENLARSYAEKLGVKLGDFMMPIRMAVTGSKVSPPLIGSILILGADKACTRVQNALKKF from the coding sequence ATGGAAGTTAAGGTTCGTTATGCCCCGTCGCCGACGGGAATGCAGCACATAGGCGGTGTGAGAACCGCCCTTTTTAATTATCTTTTTGCCCGCTCGAAAGGCGGCAAATTCGTTTTGCGTATTGAAGACACCGACCGTACCCGCTACGGCGAAGAGTACGTTAAAAACCTCTACGATACCCTTGAATGGCTCGGAATCGACTGGGACGAGGGCGGGAGCAAGGGCGGCCCCTGCGGTCCGTATGTGCAGTCCGAACGCTTCGATTTATATAAAAAATATGCCGAAGAATTGGTAAAAAAAGGCGAAGCCTACTATTGTTTTTGCGACGAAGACAGACTGAACCGCATTCGCGCCATTCAAACAAAAAACAAAATGCCTCCCGGCTACGACCGCAATTGCCGCCACTTAACCGACGAAGAAGTGCAAGCGAATTTGGCAGCCGGCAAACCCTACGTTATCCGCTTAAAAGTTCCGCTTGAGGGCGTTACCCGTTTTCACGATGCGCTTTTGGGCGACATCGAATGGAAAAACGAAGACATCAGTCCCGATCCGGTATTGCTTAAAACCGACGGGTTTCCCACCTATCATTTGGCGAATATTGTCGACGATCATTTTATGAACATAACGCACGTTATGCGCGCTCAGGAATGGATTCCGTCGACGCCGCTTCACGTGCAAATGTACCGCGCCTTCGGCTGGGAGCCGCCGCAGTTTTGCCATTTGCCGATGGTAAACGGTGCCGACGGACAAAAGCTTTCCAAACGGCACGGTGCGACCAGTGTAAACGAATTCCGCGCACGCGGCTATATTCCCGAAGCGCTGGTTAATTACGTTGCCATGCTCGGCTGCTCCTACGAAGAAGGCCGCGATATTTTTCCGCTTAAAGATTTGGAAAAGCTGTTTAAAATGGAGCACTTGAATAAGGCCGGTGCGGTGTTCGATTATAAAAAATTGGAATGGTTTAACGGTCAATACATGCGCATGATGAGCGACGAAGAACTTTTTAAGCGCGTACTTCCGTTTATTACCGGAACCGGCGATGCGGCAATTCCCATTCAAGCTTCCGAAGAATTTCCCGCGCCGAAAGTCGGTCCCGAATATTCCGGGCTTGTGTTAGCCGATGACGGCACGCTCCATGTTGCGCAAAAAGAAATCGATGCGGGCGCTGACGCTTTAAGCGATGCGGATATAAGAAAAAAACTGATGGAAGTAATACCCCTTATAAAAGAGCGGCTGCATTTTTTAACCGAAGCTGCGGAGATGGTCGGTTTTTTGTTTAAAAAGATTGAAGCGCCGAATATCGACGATATAATCCCCAAACGCTTGGATGCCGCGCAAACGAAGGCGGTGCTTACCGAAGCGCTGAACTTTATCCGCGAACTGGATGAGCGCACGCGTACTGCAAAAAATGAACCGAATGAAGCCGCTTTCGACCACGAAGCGCAGGAAAATCTTGCGCGCTCCTATGCCGAAAAGCTCGGCGTAAAACTCGGCGATTTTATGATGCCCATCCGCATGGCGGTAACCGGCTCAAAGGTATCGCCGCCGCTTATCGGCTCCATTTTGATTTTAGGCGCCGATAAAGCGTGCACGCGCGTGCAAAACGCCCTGAAAAAATTTTAG
- a CDS encoding CobW family GTP-binding protein — protein MNILIVSGFLGAGKTTFIQKLAEKSGREFAVMENEYGEQGIDGNLLEQNRLKVWELTEGCICCSLKSDFAMSVLTIANSADPDYLIVEPTGVGLLSSVITNLLKIEYERIRLLKPVTVVDINCVDSYLKTFGEFYADQIKNASYIVLSKTENSSAADTEKAVKTLSAINPDARIVTYDTADAQWWSDLLDIHKNAFAGKNARTQANLSDTPDLETIGFTGINMDSIDELIGNLSVLISDRFGRIYRVKGFVPINGQWAKFDIVDKRYNIETCTPMAQAKMTVIGKDLDKNALHTLFVKS, from the coding sequence ATGAACATACTGATCGTATCGGGCTTTTTGGGCGCCGGCAAAACAACCTTTATTCAAAAACTTGCGGAAAAATCGGGCAGAGAGTTTGCCGTTATGGAAAACGAATACGGCGAACAGGGCATTGACGGAAACCTTTTGGAACAAAACCGTTTAAAAGTATGGGAACTGACGGAAGGCTGTATTTGCTGTTCGCTGAAATCGGATTTTGCGATGTCCGTACTGACCATCGCAAACAGCGCGGATCCCGATTATTTGATCGTCGAACCGACGGGAGTCGGCCTCCTGAGTTCCGTCATTACCAATCTGCTTAAAATAGAATATGAACGCATCCGGCTTTTAAAACCGGTTACCGTCGTCGATATAAACTGTGTCGATTCATACCTGAAAACATTCGGCGAATTTTACGCCGACCAAATAAAAAACGCTTCGTACATCGTGCTTTCCAAAACCGAAAACTCGAGCGCGGCCGATACGGAAAAGGCCGTCAAAACGCTTTCGGCGATAAACCCCGATGCGCGCATTGTAACATACGACACCGCCGACGCGCAATGGTGGAGCGATTTACTGGACATACATAAAAATGCGTTTGCCGGCAAAAACGCGCGCACACAGGCAAATCTTTCCGATACGCCCGACTTGGAAACAATCGGTTTTACCGGCATCAATATGGATTCGATTGACGAGCTCATCGGCAACCTTTCGGTGCTGATTTCGGACCGCTTCGGGCGCATATACCGCGTAAAAGGCTTTGTTCCCATAAACGGCCAATGGGCCAAATTCGACATCGTGGACAAGCGCTACAACATAGAAACCTGCACTCCCATGGCTCAAGCGAAAATGACCGTCATCGGTAAAGACTTGGACAAAAACGCCTTACACACCCTCTTCGTAAAAAGTTGA
- a CDS encoding helix-turn-helix domain-containing protein, whose translation MDILKRITKMRLERGWTEYELAERAELTQSTISSWYRKNLIPSISSLEHICSAYGITLSQFFLEDECFSEQLTKEQIDILKRWHRLTRDQQKKLADFLDSIL comes from the coding sequence ATGGATATACTTAAAAGAATAACTAAAATGCGACTTGAAAGAGGTTGGACTGAATACGAACTTGCAGAAAGAGCAGAACTTACACAGTCAACAATTTCATCGTGGTACAGAAAGAATTTGATACCCTCAATTTCATCTTTGGAGCATATTTGTAGTGCTTATGGGATTACATTATCTCAATTTTTTCTTGAAGATGAATGTTTTTCAGAACAATTAACAAAAGAACAGATCGATATACTTAAACGTTGGCATCGTCTTACAAGAGACCAACAGAAGAAACTCGCAGATTTTTTAGATTCAATTTTGTAG
- a CDS encoding NAD(P)-dependent alcohol dehydrogenase yields the protein MKGFAMLKIGQTGWIEKETPKCGPMDAICKPLALSPCTSDVHTVWEGAIGDRHNMILGHEGCGEVVEVGTLVKDFKPGDKVLVPAITPDWNSLEAQAGYSMHSGGMLAGWKFSNFKDGVFGEFFHVNDADGNLAHIPAGVEIQYAPMLSDMVPTGFHGAELADVQYGDSVLVIGIGPVGLMSVAGANLRGASKLYAVGSRPACVEAAKFYGATDIINYKNGPIDKQVLDLTHGKGVDKVIIAGGTVDTFDEAVKCLKAGGKIGNVNYLGEGTYIKIPRVEWGVGMGHKQINGGLMPGGRLRMEKLSSLVSVGKLDLSKLITHKFKGFKHVEDALMLMKDKPADLIKPVVII from the coding sequence ATGAAAGGATTTGCGATGCTCAAGATCGGCCAAACCGGCTGGATCGAAAAAGAGACACCCAAATGCGGTCCGATGGACGCGATTTGTAAGCCGCTGGCGCTCAGCCCGTGTACGTCCGACGTGCACACGGTATGGGAAGGCGCAATCGGAGATCGGCACAACATGATTTTGGGCCACGAAGGCTGCGGCGAAGTCGTAGAAGTCGGTACGCTGGTTAAGGATTTTAAGCCCGGAGACAAGGTTTTGGTTCCCGCTATTACTCCCGACTGGAACTCGCTTGAAGCTCAGGCCGGCTATTCGATGCACTCCGGCGGCATGCTTGCAGGCTGGAAGTTTTCGAACTTCAAAGACGGCGTGTTCGGCGAATTCTTCCACGTAAACGACGCGGACGGAAACCTCGCCCACATACCCGCCGGCGTAGAAATCCAATATGCGCCGATGTTGTCGGACATGGTTCCCACCGGATTCCACGGAGCGGAACTTGCCGACGTTCAGTACGGAGATTCCGTATTGGTTATCGGAATCGGACCGGTCGGACTTATGTCGGTTGCCGGTGCGAACTTGCGCGGTGCATCCAAACTGTACGCGGTCGGAAGCCGCCCCGCTTGTGTCGAAGCCGCAAAATTCTACGGCGCGACCGATATCATCAACTACAAAAACGGCCCGATCGACAAGCAGGTTTTGGACTTAACGCACGGCAAAGGCGTCGACAAAGTCATTATCGCCGGCGGTACGGTCGATACCTTCGACGAAGCCGTAAAATGCTTAAAAGCGGGCGGAAAAATCGGCAACGTAAACTATCTCGGTGAAGGTACCTACATCAAGATTCCGCGCGTCGAATGGGGTGTCGGTATGGGACACAAGCAGATTAACGGCGGCCTGATGCCCGGCGGAAGACTGCGGATGGAAAAATTGAGCAGCCTGGTTTCGGTCGGCAAACTAGATCTTTCAAAACTGATTACGCACAAATTCAAGGGCTTCAAACACGTTGAAGACGCGCTTATGTTAATGAAAGATAAACCCGCCGATTTGATTAAACCGGTCGTTATTATCTAA